From a single Arachis hypogaea cultivar Tifrunner chromosome 3, arahy.Tifrunner.gnm2.J5K5, whole genome shotgun sequence genomic region:
- the LOC112789183 gene encoding TMV resistance protein N isoform X3: MDDEYLTEGETIRPQLLKAIEDSKVSIVVFSENYATSAWCLDELVKIFQCHKEKNQLVFPIFYKVDPSDVRHQNNSYKQAMDAHEIRYCYESQKVQKWKETLAEISNMKGFHLKQGYEFEFIQDIVNKISTKVSAKQLPIEEHVVGLQYQVARLKSILDIESNDNTFMLGILGIGGIGKTTLAKALYNSLCNQFEGACFLFNVRETSSQEKGKVCLQQMLLSKILQKGKVKLGSVDEGISTLKERLCTKRVLIVLDDVDKIEQLQALAGGCAWFGSGSRIIITTRDKYLLAVHQVKRIYDMPMLNEHDSLQLFCQNAFKTSSPPTNYEDMCNRAIRYAKGLALALKVIGSNLIDKDLKEGKSALDKYEKNPHIDIQSILRISYDSLQHNEKEIFLDIACFFNGMRLDYVKRILDGCGFYSEDGIRILIDKSLIAIEHGYLRMHDLIKDMGRDIVKQEAPKEAGERSRLWFREDVLEVLTKNTGSAKIEGIKLDLPEGVNWSDTVFKKMKKLRILIVRNTSFPSWPIYLPNQLKLLDWKGYPSKFLPPGFYPEQIAAFNLRFSLLVLKKPFQKFEHLTYMNFSCCQSITKFPDVSGAKSLRELILDGCKKLVKVDDSIGFLPNLVYLSASECTQLKSFLLQISLPSLEYLSFDLCSRLAHFPDVLGKNDKPLKISLRHTALRELSDSFAELSGLGYLDMTGCKELKYLPSSLFMLPNFVTLKIGGCSQLRELLTSSKGRLSEAEHRPKLETLDFSNACLSNEDLHVIMQSFPNLKDLNVLSNYFVSCPESIKESICLRSLDVSYCLKLQEIPELPSNVQKLNARHCNSLTADTSSMLWSQVCKEINKLQVLMPQTDIPDWFDYHDQGGIPIFWARCKFPAVALAFMFGKMNYQAVELHLFIDSEHVNVQHQHKHTLNIAENHVLLCDLRAFFNDEEWESLDARIGHDNNWKQVQVVCEPDTSLREWGVYVYKKETNMNDIQFTCPYHESSRLQSLLVITNTKTISREDDMEIESARASASSVEETSASIVQALEASYSKHGVPHVNSNSWAQTCSLCCSALLSSYRRLLCCTCRCRIDDDEPCGEARMTKAQPARLMLDDNLNCCAQTCCLCFSALLSSFRRLLCSIYGRRLDNDEPYGEVKMTKAQPGPMISRPQEESTENVDEERVPSSFSQSLQTVVENLKRLTAPREDKGWSHGEDSYNSELSDVDFEDDGEGNLDMEA; encoded by the exons CTATGAATTTGAGTTTATTCAAGATATTGTGAACAAGATCAGTACTAAAGTATCTGCTAAGCAACTGCCCATTGAGGAGCATGTAGTTGGATTGCAGTACCAAGTTGCAAGACTGAAGTCCATTCTAGATATTGAGTCTAATGACAACACATTCATGTTAGGGATTCTTGGAATCGGCGGAATTGGCAAAACGACGCTTGCAAAAGCTTTGTATAACTCTCTCTGCAATCAGTTTGAAGGTGCTTGTTTTCTTTTCAATGTGAGAGAAACTTCAAGTCAAGAAAAGGGTAAAGTATGCCTACAACAAATGCTACTGTCAAAAATTCTTCAGAAGGGAAAAGTCAAGTTGGGCAGTGTTGATGAAGGAATCTCCACATTAAAAGAGAGACTTTGCACAAAAAGAGTTCTTATAGTTCTTGATGATGTTGATAAAATTGAACAGTTACAAGCACTAGCAGGAGGATGTGCTTGGTTTGGTTCTGGAAGTAGGATTATCATAACGACAAGGGATAAATATTTGCTAGCAGTTCATCAGGTCAAAAGGATTTATGATATGCCAATGCTGAATGAACATGATTCTCTCCAGCTGTTTTGTCAGAATGCATTCAAAACGAGTAGCCCGCCCACAAACTATGAAGACATGTGCAATCGAGCAATTCGATATGCCAAAGGCCTTGCATTAGCTTTAAAAGTTATAGGCTCGAATTTGATTGACAAAGATTTGAAAGAGGGGAAGTCTGCACTGGACAAATATGAAAAGAATCCTCATATAGATATTCAAAGTATTCTTAGAATAAGCTATGACAGTCTGCAGCACAATGAAAAGGAGATTTTCCTTGACATAGCATGCTTCTTTAATGGAATGAGATTGGATTATGTTAAAAGAATACTTGATGGGTGTGGATTCTACTCAGAAGATGGTATCAGAATATTAATTGATAAATCTCTCATAGCTATTGAACATGGTTACTTGAGGATGCATGACTTAATAAAGGACATGGGTAGAGACATTGTTAAGCAGGAGGCACCAAAAGAAGCTGGCGAACGAAGCAGATTATGGTTTCGAGAAGATGTTCTTGAAGTACTAACAAAAAATACA GGAAGTGCTAAAATTGAAGGTATAAAACTTGATTTGCCAGAAGGGGTTAATTGGAGTGATACTGTctttaagaagatgaagaaacttAGGATTCTCATCGTTCGAAACACGAGTTTCCCATCTTGGCCTATTTATCTGCCGAATCAATTAAAGCTGCTTGATTGGAAGGGATACCCTTCAAAATTCCTTCCACCTGGTTTTTATCCCGAGCAAATTGCTGCCTTCAATTTACGCTTTAGTCTTCTTGTATTGAAAAAGCCATTTCAG AAATTTGAGCATTTGACCTACATGAATTTCTCTTGCTGTCAGTCTATCACTAAATTCCCTGATGTGTCTGGAGCAAAAAGTTTAAGAGAATTGATACTTGATGGATGTAAGAAACTGGTTAAGGTTGATGACTCAATTGGTTTTCTTCCTAACCTTGTTTATTTGAGTGCTTCAGAATGCACTCAACTGAAGAGTTTTCTGCTTCAAATCTCTTTGCCATCTCTTGAATATCTTAGCTTTGACTTGTGTAGTAGACTTGCACATTTCCCAGATGTACTGGGAAAGAATGATAAGCCATTAAAAATTTCTCTGAGACATACTGCTTTAAGAGAGCTTTCAGATTCTTTTGCTGAACTTAGTGGACTTGGCTATTTAGATATGACAGGTTGTAAGGAACTAAAATATCTACCAAGTAGCttatttatgttgccaaatttTGTCACCTTGAAAATTGGAGGATGTTCCCAACTTCGAGAATTATTAACAAGTTCCAAAGGAAGGCTTTCTGAAGCAGAGCACCGGCCAAAGTTAGAGACCTTGGATTTTAGCAATGCATGTTTGTCAAATGAAGATCTTCATGTAATTATGCAGAGTTTTCCAAACTTGAAAGACTTAAACGTATTGTCAAACTATTTTGTGTCATGCCCAGAAAGCATTAAAGAGTCTATTTGCTTGAGAAGTCTTGATGTGAGCTACTGCCTTAAGCTTCAAGAAATTCCAGAACTTCCCTCTAATGTTCAAAAATTAAATGCAAGACATTGCAATTCCTTGACAGCAGATACGTCAAGCATGCTATGGTCACAG GTGTGTAAAGAGATAAACAAATTACAAGTTTTGATGCCACAGACAGATATTCCAGATTGGTTCGACTATCATGATCAAGGCGGAATTCCAATCTTCTGGGCACGTTGCAAGTTCCCTGCTGTGGCTCTAGCATTCATGTTTGGCAAAATGAACTACCAAGCAGTTGAGCTTCACTTGTTTATCGACAGCGAGCATGTAAATGTCCAGCACCAACACAAGCATACTTTAAATATTGCAGAAAATCATGTGCTTCTGTGTGACCTTCGAGCTTTCTTCAACGATGAGGAATGGGAGAGCCTTGATGCACGCATTGGACATGATAATAACTGGAAGCAAGTTCAGGTGGTGTGTGAACCAGACACAAGCCTAAGAGAATGGGGAGTGTATGTGtacaaaaaagaaacaaacatgaaTGATATCCAATTCACATGTCCATATCATGAGTCCTCAAGGCTACAATCCTTGCTAGTTATTACAAATACTAAAACCATATCAAGAGAGGATGATATGGAAATAGAAAGTGCAAGGGCTTCTGCAAGCTCAGTTGAAGAGACATCAGCTAGTATTGTACAAGCTTTAGAAGCATCATACTCAAAACATGGTGTGCCACATGTTAATTCAAATAGTTGGGCTCAAACTTGTAGCCTCTGCTGCTCAGCATTACTTTCAAGTTACAGGAGACTGCTTTGCTGTACCTGCAGATGTAGGATTGATGATGATGAGCCTTGTGGAGAAGCACGGATGACAAAGGCGCAGCCAGCGCGACTCATGCTAGATGATAATTTAAATTGTTGTGCTCAAACTTGTTGCCTCTGCTTCTCAGCATTACTTTCAAGTTTCAGGAGACTGCTTTGCAGTATCTATGGACGCAGACTTGATAATGATGAGCCTTATGGAGAAGTAAAGATGACAAAGGCACAGCCAGGGCCAATGATTTCAAGACCACAAGAAGAATCAACTGAAAATGTTGATGAGGAGCGTGTTCCTTCTTCCTTCTCACAAAGCCTACAAACTGTGGTGGAAAACTTGAAGAGGCTTACAGCTCCAAGAGAAGACAAAGGTTGGAGCCATGGAGAAGACTCTTACAACTCAGAATTGAGTGATGTTGATTTTGAGGACGACGGGGAAGGAAACTTGGACATGGAAGCATAG